In Anomaloglossus baeobatrachus isolate aAnoBae1 chromosome 10, aAnoBae1.hap1, whole genome shotgun sequence, the genomic window CTCACCACCTCTCTTCTCACCACCTTGCTTTCCCCCACCTCGCGTCTCACCACCTCTCTTCTCACCACCTCGCTTTCCCCCACCTCGCGTCTCACCACCTCTCTTCTCACCACCTCGCTTTCCCCCACCTCGCGCCTCACCACCTCGCGTCTCACCCTCTCTTCTCACCACCTCGCTTTCCCCCACCTCGCGTCTCACCACCTTTCTTCTCACCACCTCTCTTCTCACCACCTCGCGCCTCACCACCTCTCTTCTCACCACCTCTCTTCTCACCACCTCGCTTTCCCCCACCTCGCGTCTCACCACCTCTCTTCTCACCACCTCTCTTCTCACCACCTCGCTTTCCCCCACCTCGCGTCTCACCACCTCCATCACTCCGGCCCCATATGAAATTCCCATCAGCAAACACTGGGACTGATGATTGCGGTGATGTGCGGCCGAGGTTACATCTATGTCCGTACAATCCTGAGAACAGGACGCGCCCTGTGACTTGTGCACGGCACTGATTGTGAGGGATGATGTGACACCGGCGGAGGGGGGACAGGCCGAATAATACACTATTCTACACGAAAAACAGGCAATTCACGGCCAGACACAAAAAGGGAGAACGAGCACAAAGCGCCTGTAACAAAGAGGCTATAAATAGGGCGATGTGCGGGGAACCCAACAACCCAGGAGGTAACCTGACCCCACACCGCATGGAATAGAGACGTACGGAGATTTCTCCATATACAGAAAACCTACAATACAGGGTGTGCCCCCCGCACCTGCAGCACCGACACCACACGACAGGGGCGGCCACCTATCCCTACACTCACCCGAAACCTGACCATGTACAAGGCGTCCGTGAGCCGGTCCAGGCCTGGATGCTTCTCCCCAATCTGAAAAGAGAAATAAATATATCCATGTACGAGACACAAAGTAACTAATCAGAAATCCAGGtgtgctgggagctgtagtccccCAACATTTCATGAGCCGCAGGTTCAGGCTTGTATTTTACCGCCTCTCTGACCTTGAGCCGACACTTATATAATCTGCGCTTTATATGGAGAGATTCCTCCTTGAAGGACATTTTCATTTTAAGACTTTTTTAATTGTTTGTTTTCTGCAAGTGCAAAATTCCTGTATAAGAAGCATTTATTACTGACTTCCAAGAAGACGCCGATCACCACCAGCCCGTCCGAGGCCGCGGCCGCATCGCCAAAGCTGGGGAAGGAGTTTGCATTCCAATGAACCAGGTGGAGCTGCGGGAACAACGGGAAAAAGGCATAAATAAAAGTTCAAGTGCGAAACGCGTGGGGTTATAAAGGGTTGTTCTGGCCCAGTAAATGCAGTGACGGAGCCTATAGCTATAAAGTAGAGCTGCTGCTATAAGGCGGATCCGTACCTCACAGGGGTAAGACCTCCCGTCCACCGTGTGCTCAGAGCCTTCGTTGTGCTGGGTTCCCCAGTGGAAGTGGAACTGCTTGAGACGATAGGAATCATTAAGGGGTCCTCCGGTGATCACTGCAAGAGCCACACAGCAGACCTTGTCAGTCTAATACCAGCTTTGCTATAGAGACCGTAGATTGTCTATATACAGGTGCCATAAGGTCCCTGTGAAGGGCACCGCAGCTCAGGATTGGGAGGGgtgcagagctggagccggcaTCGTGGCTCCGAATAGTGCAGGTGGCTCTGCCGTAAAGGCCACTGTGGACAATCCGTGAAGTCAGAGCGGACTACAACCCCCAGAGGTAACCTCCCCTTTGTAAATGATGCAGAGGCGAGCACAGGACCCTGTAGGACAAGTAATCGTTTTCAGTTGCTCCCCTGCGTCGTGTCATGATGTCTATTATTGTGGTTCCCCGTTGTTGCGCTCCCCTGACACCCCTCTCCCCGGACACCCCTCTCACCTGTCAACCCTTCTCACCTGACAACCCTTCTCACCTGACACCCCCTCTCACCTGTCAACCCTTCTCACCTGACAACCCTTCTCACCTGACAACCCTTCTCACCTGACACCCCCTTACAACCCTTCTCACCTGACACCCCCTGACAACccttctcacctgtcacccctctcTGCTGTGCTTATTATCCTAATTCAGACCTAATCCAGACCTAATCTACACCGTCTTATTCACACGTCATCTGGCACCTTCCTAATCAGTTTATTTCTCCGAATCCACCCGCACAGCAAATATTTGACCGCCCAGCTCCACAGTGAATGTAATCTGTGATAGCCGTGCAGGATCTCACAAGGAAGCAGAAGCCATCGCCTGAAGAAAGGCCGGACAGTTCAGAATATAGGCAATCCAAGTAACAAGTCAGCAACGTTTCAACCTTAAGATATGGCCCTTCATCAGACACGGGCCTTCGTCAGACACGGGCCTTCATCAGACAGACAGGGGCCTTCATCAGACAGACAGGGGCCTTCATCAGACAGACAGGGGCCTTCATCAGACAGACAGGGGCCTTCATCAGACAGACAGGGGCCTTCATCAGACAAGGGCCTTCATCAGTAATATAGAGCGGTGATCAGTCCGGTGACAGCGCTATAAGTGGTGAGCTGAATCGCGTGGTGCGGGCGCTGGAGAAACTGCACATAGCCCGTGATATATAGTGTCTTTTCTATAACTGAGTATATAGTAAAATTTAGACTGAATGGGACTAGTTTTGTGGCAGACACCGTGTGTCCCACCTAGGCTCCCAGGCCCTAATGTCCCCCTAATCCGCCCTGTAGATGATTTCCCTCCGAGCACTAATGATTACTCCTTACCGGCGTATATCTTCTATCATATGTTTCTATAATGACTGCACACCACAGATATCAGGCATAACCCTTCACCCATGGATCTCACCTGTCTTATCATCATTGTCGTCAAACTCCACCATAACCGAGTGCCCGTTGTTGGACATGTTGATGGACGTGCACTGATCGTAGGACACAACCAGAGGTTTCAAGCTGGAATTGAAGACGGCCTGATTGGCAACTATATTAATAGGAGACTGACGATTGCCCTGAGCGATGGGGAAGTATCGGTGCCACTCGGAGGGACCTGTAGGAGGAACAAGATAAGCAGACTGGTCAGCGATAAAGGCTTCTCTAACtaattatgagcgggcactaccatgctcgggtgctcagtacttgtaactagtgatgagcgggcactaccatgctcgggtgctcagtactggtaactagtgatgagcgggctctaccatgctcgggtgctcagtactggtaactagtgatgagcgggcactaccatgctcgggtgctcagtacttgtaactagtgatgagcgggcactaccatgctcgggtgctcagtactggtaactagtgatgagcgggcactaccatgctcagtcactagttacgagtaccgagcatggcagtgcccgctcatcactaatgattataTTTCCATAGACCTGTACAGAGAATccccggggcagcaggtcaggtttgCACGGGGCTGTGATATGATGGGAGCTGCACATGACATGTTTGTGTCACAGAACACGCAGCCCTTCCCTCGCACAGTGCAGATATGGATGATCGATGCAGCGAGGTGTACAGGATAGAGGACCCCTGTCACATTTGTGGGTAGCTATGTCCCCTTCTCACCATTAATGAAATTTACATGGAGAAAACTGAGCACAACGGATGGACGGCTCAAATATATGAAAAGCAAAggggttttatagaaatgaagaaaCATTTGTTTGTGTTCCAAGACGAGACAATATCCGTCTGTTCGCTCCTCGCTGCCGTCTTCAGTGCAGGACTATAGGATCCTATGGGGCCGGCACCTGCACTGAATACGCAGCCTCGGTGCAGGACTGTAGGATCCTATGGGGCCGGCACCTGCACTGAATACGTAGCCTCGGTGCAGGACTGTAGGATCCTATGGGGCCGGCACCTGCACTGAATACGCAGCCTCGGTGCAGGACTGTAGGATCCTGTGGGGCCGGCACCTGCACTGAATACGCAGCCTCGGTGCAGGACTGTAGGATCCTATGGGGCCGGCACCTGCACTGAATACGCAGCCTCGGTGCAGGACTGTAGGATCCTGTGGGGCCGGCACCTGCACTGAATACGCAGCCTCGGTGCAGGACTGTAGGATCTTATGGGGCCGGCACCTGCACTGAATACGCAGCCTCGGTGCAGGACTGTAGGATCCTGTGGGGCCGGCACCTGCACTGAATACGCAGCCTCG contains:
- the CA7 gene encoding carbonic anhydrase 7, with the protein product MTGQHCWGYGEEDGPSEWHRYFPIAQGNRQSPINIVANQAVFNSSLKPLVVSYDQCTSINMSNNGHSVMVEFDDNDDKTVITGGPLNDSYRLKQFHFHWGTQHNEGSEHTVDGRSYPCELHLVHWNANSFPSFGDAAAASDGLVVIGVFLEIGEKHPGLDRLTDALYMVRFRGTKAQFNSFNPKCLLPPSLEYWTYPGSLTTPPLNESVTWIVLKEPIKVSEKQMERFRKTLLFNGEEEEERIHMVNNFRPPQPLNGRKVQASFKC